A single region of the Candidatus Paceibacterota bacterium genome encodes:
- a CDS encoding discoidin domain-containing protein has protein sequence MLLATISRAELAFYVSPSGNDVSGHGSATQPWQSVAKARDHIRSSGANTNQSDEIVVYLRGGRYELTNTLEFTTADSAASGFFITYRSYPGEQAVVSGGKPVTGWMPVPGQSYWVASVPTNAGFADYFRQLYVNGVRARRASSDWIKGADYFDDPATLQTCDGIAFAPTNGLKSYFNLRDLRLLHISYYAVDEFPIVSVATNSASGFIELGLQQPYCQLCYDRFGWGPSDDPNLFAATNWWMVVNAFEELDEPGEWYLDRVTAQVFYYPYSFEEMTTVEVYAPVIETLLRFTGSSTSNKVRNLRFQEITFEHGNWLFPRDYFIGGIQAEMMFPALPPEQIVPVSNENFRYEVPGQIVLNNTANIQFVANTIRYQGSCGIQPYNGARDTLIQGNLFYDLTGAAVLGGRSTKADPIPYQEICSNTIVADNVIRNIGMDYLGGTLVNNLQHFGFRVLRNDMADAQYMGFHQRNEIRDLPADGWGGTVVASNRIAMVMGGTRYGECDGGFIYSFGVWPESHVLANDVNNLNVPSGINYNNVSGLYQDNYSYGWTWTSNVVRNIKSGVLGCKWVRYLTDETNVNVAIGNFTDATVNWTMGLATNIDFTKFTLGSPPAAARDIINAAGVAPAYTNLLSRIYAGTNLARGKYAWASSQWHSSMPPSAAVDWNYGTMWHQASGDTNAWWAVDLGASYVIQRIEIAARTDLNQPAARAHFEVQGANDSGFTNCTVLAEQGAVPFAYKTTGYANSFLRHINKPRGFRYLRLTKTQAGTLNTSEFQVFGYPYTAPTTPPRIAFQATAGVMRLSWASDYEGWWLETTTNSLGSWSTLPGSDRVTSTNMAIDSASNPVFFRLRSP, from the coding sequence TTGCTGCTGGCAACCATCTCGCGCGCGGAACTGGCCTTCTACGTTTCGCCCTCCGGAAACGATGTCTCCGGCCATGGCAGCGCCACGCAGCCCTGGCAATCCGTCGCCAAAGCCCGGGATCACATCCGCTCATCGGGCGCCAACACGAACCAGTCGGACGAGATTGTAGTCTATCTGCGCGGCGGGCGGTATGAGCTGACCAACACCCTTGAGTTTACCACAGCCGATTCCGCCGCCAGCGGGTTCTTCATCACCTACCGTTCCTATCCCGGAGAGCAAGCTGTGGTCTCCGGCGGGAAACCAGTCACGGGCTGGATGCCGGTGCCGGGCCAATCATATTGGGTCGCCAGTGTGCCCACCAACGCGGGGTTCGCCGACTACTTCCGGCAACTCTATGTCAATGGCGTGCGCGCCCGCCGCGCCAGCTCGGACTGGATCAAGGGCGCGGATTACTTCGACGATCCGGCCACCTTACAGACTTGCGATGGCATCGCCTTTGCCCCGACAAACGGTTTAAAGTCGTACTTCAACCTGCGCGACCTGCGCTTGCTACACATTTCTTATTATGCGGTGGATGAATTCCCGATTGTGAGCGTTGCTACCAACAGCGCCAGCGGCTTCATCGAGCTGGGGCTGCAACAGCCGTATTGCCAGTTGTGTTATGATCGGTTCGGCTGGGGCCCAAGCGACGATCCGAACCTCTTTGCCGCCACCAACTGGTGGATGGTAGTCAATGCATTTGAGGAATTGGACGAGCCGGGCGAGTGGTACCTGGACCGCGTGACAGCACAGGTGTTCTACTACCCGTATTCCTTCGAGGAGATGACCACAGTGGAAGTCTATGCACCCGTGATTGAAACCCTGTTGAGATTTACGGGCTCTTCCACCTCGAACAAGGTAAGGAACCTGCGTTTCCAGGAAATCACCTTCGAACACGGCAACTGGCTCTTCCCCCGGGACTATTTCATTGGCGGCATTCAGGCGGAAATGATGTTCCCGGCGCTGCCCCCCGAGCAGATAGTGCCCGTCTCGAACGAGAATTTCAGGTACGAGGTCCCTGGACAAATTGTCTTAAACAACACCGCGAACATCCAGTTTGTGGCAAATACCATCCGGTATCAGGGCAGTTGCGGCATCCAACCTTACAACGGAGCGCGCGACACACTCATTCAGGGCAACCTGTTTTACGACCTTACCGGCGCCGCGGTTCTTGGCGGACGCAGCACAAAGGCCGACCCTATTCCATACCAGGAGATCTGTTCGAACACCATCGTGGCAGACAACGTCATTCGCAACATCGGAATGGACTACCTGGGAGGCACTTTGGTGAACAATCTCCAGCACTTTGGCTTTCGGGTGCTCCGCAACGACATGGCCGATGCCCAATACATGGGATTTCACCAGCGCAACGAAATCCGCGATCTGCCCGCGGACGGATGGGGCGGAACGGTGGTGGCTTCCAACCGAATCGCAATGGTGATGGGAGGCACCCGGTACGGCGAGTGCGATGGAGGCTTCATCTACAGCTTTGGGGTCTGGCCCGAGAGCCACGTTCTCGCCAATGACGTCAACAACCTCAATGTTCCCAGCGGCATCAATTACAACAACGTCAGCGGACTGTACCAGGACAACTACAGCTACGGTTGGACCTGGACCAGCAATGTGGTGCGCAACATTAAGTCAGGCGTTCTCGGCTGCAAATGGGTGCGCTATCTCACCGATGAGACCAACGTGAATGTGGCCATTGGCAATTTCACGGATGCGACCGTGAACTGGACCATGGGGCTGGCGACCAATATCGACTTCACGAAATTCACCCTGGGTTCTCCTCCAGCCGCCGCGAGGGACATCATTAATGCCGCCGGTGTGGCGCCCGCCTACACCAACCTGTTGAGCAGGATTTATGCAGGAACAAATCTGGCTCGGGGCAAATACGCCTGGGCTTCCAGCCAATGGCATTCGAGCATGCCGCCCTCGGCTGCGGTGGATTGGAACTACGGCACCATGTGGCATCAGGCCAGTGGCGATACCAACGCCTGGTGGGCGGTGGACCTGGGCGCCTCCTACGTGATACAACGCATCGAGATTGCCGCGCGCACCGACCTGAACCAGCCGGCGGCGCGTGCGCATTTCGAGGTGCAGGGAGCCAATGACTCCGGGTTCACCAACTGCACTGTGCTTGCCGAGCAGGGAGCCGTGCCGTTTGCCTATAAGACAACGGGCTATGCCAATTCGTTCCTTAGACATATCAACAAACCGCGCGGTTTTCGCTATTTGCGCCTGACCAAAACACAGGCAGGAACGCTGAACACCTCCGAGTTCCAGGTCTTCGGTTACCCGTACACCGCGCCTACGACCCCGCCACGGATCGCTTTTCAAGCTACTGCTGGCGTGATGAGACTCTCGTGGGCGTCGGATTACGAGGGCTGGTGGCTTGAGACGACCACCAACTCTCTTGGAAGCTGGAGCACATTACCCGGCTCTGACCGCGTCACCTCGACAAATATGGCCATTGACTCAGCCTCCAACCCGGTTTTCTTCCGCCTGCGTTCTCCTTGA